Below is a window of Quercus robur chromosome 6, dhQueRobu3.1, whole genome shotgun sequence DNA.
GTATCGATATGAACTAAGAAAAGATCAACCACTATTGCACATCAGCAATATGTTATAAGGTCAAACACGTTAGAGATAAAGATCAAATGTTGAAAATGTCAGCATTTGGGTGCTAAAATCAAACTGAAAATGAGACAGGACAGCAGTTTTGTATTTGCCCCTATCATTACCTGCAGAACGAGAAGGCCATCTTCTGCCAAAACTGATTCACAGCACCGAAAAAACTCTTCCATAAATTCATGGCCAACAGCTTCTATCATCTCACTGAAAAATGCAAGCaagatcttgtattttttttgggaatattaTGGTCAGATATAATTCAGTGGAAAAGGACCTTACCAGGATATGATTCTGTCATATTTATAGGTTTTAGGCAACTGGCGGTAGTCACAAAGGAGAAATTTAATTCGGTCCTGGTAATtgagtagataaaaataaattaaaaccaGAAGGTAGGAAGTATAATGCTGTAGGAACCACACATTCTACAAAAGACATTTTAAGGGTTAGTAAAACCAAGGTGGAGGAATAAAAACAGTATGACAGATGATTGCGCATGATGCACTTGAGTTTCCAATATTTTCCAAATATATTCATTACCCATTATGTATGCGTTTACATGCAAATGGTTCACTCATCAAGTTAATACCTGAAGGCCAGCTTCTTTCACTCTCCTTTCTGCAAATTTCAGTTGCTCCTCAGAGAGAGTGATGCCAGTGTATTTGCATCCAGTTTGTTTGACAACTTCAATAGCTAAGGTTCCCCAACCACACCCAATCTCAAGAACTTCATGCTTCTTATCAATTCTTGCCTAAATTAATTGAAGTTGAGAGTAAATTGGACTAacttacaacaacaaaaagatttaaattTGGAGATTCCCATTGAAAAGACCAACTATGACCCATccaaaaggggggggggggggggggggggggggggaattttGAATACTTACTTTTTGAATTAGAAGAGAGATTTTCCTTAGCTGTGCATCCTTTAAGTCTTCATCTTCACTCTATGAAATGTTTTAACACATTAATCAATATAAGATAAAGCTACAGCATACATGGAAGAATATTCTGCATTGTTTAATCATAAATCATCAAAAAGTTTTGATCTTGACCTTGAATACAGCACAGGAGTATGTCATTGTTTCGTCCAAGAATAGAGCAAATAGTTCATTACTctagaaacacaagaaagaggaattgtaaagtttcaattctATTACTGTAATTAAAAGTCTGGAACAGATAAAACAACTTGCAGTCTCAAAGAAAACATAACTTGCCAACACAAtcagttttaaaaattaatgggAATATTACAagggaaattgaagaaaatagaATATCTTCCACAATTGATCCAATAAAATACTATTTGTTAAAGAGGAAACCCCAATCAACATCTTTCTATGAActtcaatttatgaaaattataacatatacataaaatcctaaaaacCATATCCACTTAGTACTGTGCAAGAAAAGCTTGAGAAGAAAAGGCAAAATACTACCGATGTTATGTTACTCTAAAACCATTTAATGATGAAAGATTATCTCCAGCAAAAAATTGAATGATCAACCGATTGCAAGCTTTCTTTACAATGATGAGGAACAAATAGTTGGCTGGAAGATGAGTAGTCATTGTGGCTGAACAAATTCACATAATTCCTCAATCACTCCAGTTATGTACTTtacttaaaagtttcaaatatattttttgaatccTCCCTTAAATACTTCAACATAGAGTGTATATATCTAACAGATCCAACCCCACCTCCAAAATACATTTTCATCCATgcttgcaagaaaaaaaaatactccatattgtgtgtgcatatataaaatgtttacatactttgaaaaaatttgtaaacCAACACATGTTCAGGTTATCTTATACCAGGTCATAATGAAGAGAGATGTTCCTGCGAGCCTGTGTAAGAGTATTTTGCCTCAGAACATgctgaagaaaatattttgctgATGCTATACTAGCTGTATATAAAGGTGGAGTCCACCAGCCCCTGAAGCAAACAAATGAGAATGCTCAACGTGATGCAATTGAGAAGATAAGTGCTACtaatatcacaaataaaatcCATGATTCCAGCTAGAATGCCCGTCACAATATACCTTTTGCTACTCAATTTTGAGATGGAGGAATTTACATCTCTGCTGGCAATAAGAATCTGCAAAATAAATAAGCATGGAGAATTCCAAGGGATTCAATGTCAGAACAATAACTTCGTTTGAGACTTGACCATTTTTGGCTTTTGAGGTTTGGAATCAGactcaaataaatttatcttaCCTTAAAAAGATTTAGAAGACCTTCCTTTTtgtcaacaaaagaaaaatctccaTTGATATATGCATCTGCAAGGCCTAAATCAGCCTGTGTCATTACCTGATAAAAGCAATATAGTGCTCCTCAGTGATGGTGAGAAATTTCAGCAATATAGCAAAAGTATTCTAAATTTTTGAATGCCAATATAACGAGTCACCTATTCCTTTAAATTATGAAACTTTTCTGCTACTTTCCACATATGGCATTTCATCCTTATCAGAAATACTGATATAAATTCTGAGTGCCTACCTTCCAGTAAAACTGGGGACTATGAACTCTCAACACAGTTTTCAGAGAACATTTTTTCATGCTTCCTTCAAAGGTAAATAGTGTGCCCCCTTCCTCCAATAGACTGTGATACCACAAGACACAATATATCAATTTTCACCATGAaaggtaaattttatttttcttaaaataacaAAGCAGTATATTGCGGAGATAGATAATTTTTCAGATCAGAAGACAGAAAGTCAAAAAATGAACTGAGTTATACAATACAGAAgagttaaaaagaaatttttttcaagtgCAATGTAGATCAATAACTTAGCTAAACACTTCTatggtgtaacttgaacccttCAAATTtatcaagaagaaaagaatacatAGTTCATGTTACAAGCCAAGCAGGCCTTTCAAAAGAGTGACTATAGTATCCTTCCTACACCTGTTTTGCTacaaattttgtcaaaatttgaaataatgtataaaataaagaaaagatgaGGATGGAAGAATGAAGTAGATTTAACTGGCTGAGTCACTTGAAAATAGGACCCAAAACAAAAGGAAGCACATAATAAAAGTTTATGGAAAAGTTGATTAAATAGAAATCATTACCAATAGGAAAATCAAGCAAGTGAAGAGATTCAAGGAAGGCCCAATCAACCAATCCTTCACTATAGAGCAAGTTACTAGAAGCAGGAATCCAGTAGATAAATTACCAATATGCAATAAAGCAGTAGTAATATTCCCTACTAAAAatgggaagaaagaaagaggtagaaaataaaagttgattaaCAAGTTGATCATCTTAGAACCACCAATAAGAGAAAAATCATGTGAGTGAAAAGATACAAGCAAGGCAATCTTAGTCACCAAACCACTTAAATCTCTCCCATTATTCTGTTCTCACCTCCTCTTTATTTTCCATAATGTTTCAAATTTTGACATGGTACGAGATCAAGTTGGTTGGGCCTagcttgaatttcttcactCACATGATTTTCCTCTTGTTAGTGGTTTCAAATATAGTCATCTTGTGAATCAACTAATTTTCCCGAAGATTacccattattttttattgtagtAGTAGTAAACCAAAGTCTCATTATCACCAAACGCCCAGCATGACACACATGATTAGGTTACCCTTACTTCAACCAAAAGGCCAAGCATTCCAAATTAACCATTAACTCCTTCTCTTACCCTTTCTCCCAGATGTTTCAGTCAAAACAAACATTTCACATGAAACCCATATGACAAAGAGATGACAGAGGGTACATACTATTTAACATtgaatttgtaaatttatatgGTTAGAAGAATGTCTATATTTCACTCAAGGAGGAAACAACTGGCAGAATAATTAAACTCACATTAAACATCCAGTAGAGATATAGTGTCCAAGGAATCTAATAACACAAAGGCGCGCCCCAGTTTCTATCAGAGAAGGTACCATGTGTTTTGGGTTGCTCAAAAGAGCACAACTTTTTCCTAGCATGCTATGTGCAGCAGCCATGCCAGCCTGCCAAATAGATTACCTCGTAAGATGCACTCCAACTATACAATTCTTGaatgaaaaataatgaacaTAGTAAATCCATAGGCTTGGGAACAATTCTTCCAAAGAACAATCTTTTAGAGCCTTACTATAGCATATATCTTGACTACTCATAAGAATTATTAAGCACTAGTCACTACCTTTAATCCATCCTCATGGAAGCCATAACCTGAGAAAAAGTAGCACACATGCTCAGATGACCAGTAAATTTCTATAACATAGGAAAACATCGACTCTGAACATTATGAATTAGGATCCTCTAGAGTTCTTAGGGTAATTCCGCCATAGAGTTTCTAAAATCCTATCCATTTATTTTGAGATAAGTGTATTGAATTTTGCCACATCATCAACAATTTAAATAGATGCCAAAATGATCATAGTCaatgttttttcaaattttgattacGTGATAAAATTTAATCCgatcatttcaaaatgaatggATGGAATTTTAGGAACTCCATGAATTAATGAGATTTTAGGAAATTTATGGTTGAGTTACACTAAGAACTCAAGAGGATCTTATTCCTAAAATATGATATGAAAGTCCTTTTTCTATATGTCTGAAAACTTACCCTGGTATGCCCCACAAAACCAAATTCCTCTCTTCCCTTGGATTTTATCAAACTCAAGTGAAGCTTTTGATGCTGCAATGGATGGGACTGGATGACCAGTTGACCACTTAAGCAAGGTATTTTTTGGTGTATGACCTGGGTTTAGAGTCACTAGAAAAGGTGGACTCGTTTCATCAATATTCTGCATGCACAATTATTCCAGGGTATGATTAGAGAAAATTTCAATCAGTGAAATGTTAATCTTATGCAGCTACAATTATGGTTGTCTTCTTATTTCCAGCCTACCATTTGTTTCTTGGTATGTCTATGAAGAGGCTTTATATGTTCAAGGTAATATTATTCTCTCCAGATGATACAGTATTCTCACACCAATTTCTGTCAAATAGAATGTATCTCTTGTTGTTGAGGGTTGTTAATGATTCATTCTCAACAATTGTAAGCTCTAGgtcatttaaaaatatagtaaaagTGCTTTTAAAGAAGTTATCTATTCTGTACTCCATTATTGGGGAGAATTTCAAACATCCTTAACCCATTAGTAAGGCCCACAGGGAAATAAGTAGCCGCTCAATGTTTTTCTAATGTGCTCACCCACAAGTGAGGGTGGATATGCAACAAAAGTAGGCTCAACAAGCACAAATTCTACCATTCAAATGTTGCTGAACAccaatataaattttacttttcacaAATGAAACCTTTTACTAACCTGAAGCACATTGAGCCAGTAAGTTAAACATAGTTTACTTTCTGTACTCCCAAGAAAATTCCAAGCACTCCACGCTGCTGGGTTTTTGGGCATTAAATTTTTGTCACGGTGAAGGAAAATATCACTGCCaatagagattaaaaaaatgactaCGAAAGCGTGTTCACCATAGCAAAGCTCAGTACCATCAATTTTACCAGCTCATTTTTGAGAAAACAAACGTAATGGAATTACACATAAACGAGTACACTAACAGAAAGTAACTATCTCCTATGTCCATTGACATTATAGTTCTTATATAGTTGCAGTTAACAAGTACACTATGAAATtcttctgtaattttttttcctaaatcaGAATATGTTATTAACTCTATGAGGACATCTTATTATAGGAAGAGAGAAATACCCCATATGATAAgcattaagggtccgtttggataccgcttattttgttgaaaattaaaaactaaaaatactgtaataaaataatttttaaatgtgtgaatagtgctgcgagacccatttttaatgaaagttttgttgaaaaaaaaaggtttatggGTCCCGTTAATAGTGCATGGGATCCACTGGAACTCAATTAacgtgtttctcaaaaaaaaaaaaaaaaaaaaaagacacagaTACACACAGTAAAcgcagtatccaaacagataCTATATCTACATTaatatcttatcaaaaaaaaaaaaaaaatctacattaCTAACTACTTCTTGTCCTCCCCACACCCCCGCTTGACATCGTCAACgcacacacaagagagagagaagggcagatcacatggaaggaaaaaaatctGCATACACATCCTCCATTCTCAAAAATTAGTTCTCTAATACAAATAAGAAGTCCATATTGCaaccccaaaaaattttaaaaaatagtttttatgaattttagcaagataaatgtgtttttttttctttctttttttttgaggtgtACCCCATGTGTATAGATGATTTTGGAGAGGAGAGAATGCACCTGTAAACATATTGAAAAGCACCAAGTATTCTCCTCTCATTAAAAGTTGCTTGGTCTCCTAATAATTTCACAGCATCAGGGGCATGGACTGCCAACATACAGCCATTGTACATTTCTTTGGAATCATCTCCACAGAACACAATGCAACCTGTGAAATCTCCTCTAAAATTCAGTGACAGAATTGGACCATGATTCCAATAGAGAAGATGTCTAATTCATCAAAACAAATGTTTAAACTTTACGAGGTATgcataaacaatttttttggaatgtgCTTCCTTTAGGACGTCCAAAATTTATTCCATGTTTGGAAGTGGTTACATGCTTTACTGATTTAATTGTACgtcattttctttgttttttttttttttttttctttttgtcaaaTGCAAGTGCCCAAAGCTTTTCAAGCACGTAACTATTCCCTGGGTGTGTGTAGTTCACCCAGTTGTACATCATTTGACGCAATGTTTTAAGTTTCATTCACTCTTCCATGTGTCGTTTTACAACCAACTGAATTGAATACAGTTAAGGATATCCTAGCAATTCAAATATCAGTATATGAATTTGTTGTCACTTATCGGTAAAATATTTACTCCATGATCACTTGAAGTACAAGTGTAACAAAAGGGAGGGACAAAGGGAccagaaatataaaaataactactCACCCTCATCATTTGTTGCAACTGAATGTACCTCAGAACGAGTTCTAATTTGACAACCTTTACTCTCCAGCACTTCTCTGAcctgatttttcaaacaaaatatcaagttcacacaacattttcacaacatgtGACACACTAAGcagtttcttctttctttttttttctttttttttttttcctgagaacaaaataaaaaccttctTCACATAACAATGTGAACGCCATCTGACAGTATGCCACTGTGGACGGCCAAAGAGCTGCAGATAGCACCAAACAAagatataaaatcaaaattataatgaGGACTCCAGGAGTACAAAAATTGGCAACATATGCAGAAAACAACCCTAccactattttataaaataaacacaGACAAAACATATACTGCTAGTTTATACCTGAAGTAGATGATGATTTCGGCAAAATGAAAGAACGGAGAAAGCTGAAAAGCTCAAGACCCCGTCTGAAGGGCAGGACCAAATTGAACCACATATTGGAACCTATAAAAATACAGCGTttttagagtaaaaaaaaatcatggtcTAGGGAATTAACAGAGAAGGATCAAGGATGTAATAGAAAAAATTGGTTTAGTGGCCTCACAAGATAAGCTTTCTGAAATAATTCAGAGTAACCCCGTGACTTGATAAACTGTCCCAAGGTTTCATTGCGACCAATGTCTGGGTTGTTCTCAAGTAGCTCAAGATAACTGCAATAAATATACAAACAGCTTGACCCCTATCTTCATTCCTTCTCACataaatttcttgaaagtgatGTCCTATAGTAtcatttttcacttaaaaaattaggAGAAAAAGGTCATATCTAAAGTTGGAAATAGAATGGCTTGCCTTAGGACGTCATCCTTGAACTTGAAAATTTCTCTAAGCATTTGCCAAAAGTATGGATTCAAAACATTCTTCTTCTGTGCAAATAAACTTGACAAACCATTTCGGCTCCCCCATTCACATCCATGGCCTTTGTCTAAGCTCACTGAGAATGACATATCTGATGTCTCCATATCAACTCCAAGACTCTCAAAGAACTCCATCATATTTGGATATGTTACCTGTCCAATTTCCCAATCCTCAAACAACAGACCAAACCAATATAACTGCAAATTTTCTCGTCTTTTTGACccaaacagaaaaacaaaaagacaaacaGCCTTTGTGCAAAATGGCATTTCCTCTCCCCATATACAAGGATGGAAGGTCAGGCAAGCAAACTCTAACCATCTCGTCGCTCTTAAGAGTGAAAAAACCATACATAACAAAGCAGGGTAGAACAGGTTAAGTAGGAGAAGGAATTTTTGTCATCCCTAACAAGAGATAACCATTCTATGTTATCGCTATCATCACAAAAGCTAAGGTGGTATGTCATTATTCATACATAATAAAAGTGGTGTTAACAGCGGATTCATAACTTCGTATGAATGTTGTTGATACAATGACAATTCGCCAATTGCCACCATAGTAAGTAgtgaaaattttctataattccaaaaataattgcTTCTACGTAAAGTATCATTAACAATAAAACACATTTAGAACATAAACTTAAGTTGAGATATTTAAAAATACCTATCAAATTTTACTACCACTGACAACTCAACACGCACCTATGTAAAAACTCCAAATTTTCACAGTAAAAgatttaatcaaacaaatttaaaaaaataaaaaattaattccaCAGACGTGTTTTTCCGCAGAAAGACAGAAACAATAACTACTTAttacaatattatttaaaaactgatattttaaatattattctaaAGTACCACACAGCATGGCAACGTATGATAAATATCCACTCCTTAGTCCTAAACACTTAATAGGACCACTGATTTTAATATTGTACATTACTAGCTACTGATTTATTATTCTGGTCCATTAGATCTTTCTATTTAAAACACTCCACCACTGATTTATGAAAAACTGGATTTTCATTGCAAAGTAGTgcctttatttcttcttcttcttcttcgttttattttttcatttttttttttaaccgcTAAATAATGATGCCTTTCAGTTTCAAGAAAGAAACGTTGAGAGATCCTACTATAGGAGAgcatttatataatataatatatataattatatttgacCTGTTATTAGATTGGTGAAAATTAAATCTATACTCTAAAATTGTGTCTTttctttgttgaaaaataaatatagagagaatatcacataaaaaataaataaataaataaaattgagagaaccgtattttctattttcataaatttaaagGAACTCATATTAATTTTGATGTCCATTCTATGCAACATCATGTCAAATTCGTGACCAAATAAATTGTGCCTTTtcttttgagcaaaaaaataaataaattgtgccttttcatttttttcgaGAAGtgtgtcttttcttttgaatagaGAGAATCTTTAATTTCTATTTGTTATCAAAATGGGAAGGTACCATTTCTGGTTGAAGAATTACCTTTTCAATCATTAGGGCCAAGAGGCAAGGCCACTTAGGTCATTACCAGgccccaataaaaaaataaggcccaaaatttgtatattaatagttagtttttaaaattattttagtgtaCCAAATATTAACGAATAATTTCTCAGAACgacttaaatttttaattttttagtttctcaaaaaaaaaaaattttaaatctttatGTCTCCTTGCCACACAAAAGATTCTCAATATTGGTgatctactctctctctctctctctccaaattttGGTGAATTGAGTTTTTTAAGTGATTATGTTGTTAAATGAAGTTGTAGTGCATTTGACAAagtaaattatgttattttcttcaaaaaaaaaaaaaagtattaaaattgTAGGCTATAGATAGTATTTCTTttatgtgttaatttttttaattaaaaatatatacaagaaatatcacctaaatatgaaaaaaatttaaaaaaataatgagacaagaataaaaaaaaaattgattgaatcTCACCTAAGatcttttgataaatttgttattaggaATACAAGATAAGCATATATGAAAAATCACAAATtaacaagaattttaaaaaattttaaaaagttggaatataataaaataatataatggaaaaatagtttttcaactaaaattgataaaattttaattaaaatcgATTATATCACAAGTATATTAAGTTGATTAGtcatattttcaattgaaatatGGAAGTTAGAAAAAACAACCATAATTAGTCATTTTTAATATCAAGAAGCAATAAATTGAATTATACATAtaagtaataatatttaaataaaaatgtctCACTTAAACTTGTTGTCTTCAGTCTCAAACTGTTTCAGGCCAGCCATGTCAAGAATTTAAAGTATATATTACCACGACTGCACTAAGGAACAATCCACgtttccatctttttttttttttttttttttttgataagccaCGTTTCCatctttatttcaaaaacaaatagaaaagatCTTAATACATGGCTACATTATACTATACAATAAAGTTCCTTCCTAAGTAGGCTGTGAAGACTTAACTTTATACCATCAAAAAAAGTACCTTCCTAAGTTTATTTTCTAGgtgatatgtatatatgtgtacatttttttttgaagctaaATTTGTTGGAGAGATACTCCTAGTGTGAGTTGGGATAGCAAACGCGGTGGGCGTTTGCATTTTTTCTTGGGTCTCGTGCACCGTTTATAGGACTCGTAAGTTTTTAAATAAAGCAAATGtaactttaaaactgggtcctACGAGcactatttataatttaaaatttattttgttacaatatttttaataataagttttcagttttcaacaataaatggtATAACCTCTAGTCTCCTACTCTAGCTACCTGCtaccaaaattatttctttaaagACTTATTTTGAAGGAAAATGAGTAATGACAGAGTAAATCCGATTGTCCAGAGAAGACATACACTAAACTCAATGCAGAAAAAATAAAGTATGCAGTGGCGAAAGGCGATCCAAGAGAACAGAGCTCTTCATTTGGCAGGCCAAACCGTTATCTACCACTCCTTGTCTTTTCCAGAACTTCACTCATATTCTTTAGCATATGTTTTAAGGTTACATAACTATTCCatgttgataaaaattttaatataataataataataataataaataaaagttagtaCCTAACAAGGACTTGTAATGATTAATTTGCACAAATGTGGGAATGAGGATGGTAtttgttataatattaaatttaaaacgAAAAATGTTCACTAAAGAAGTTAGATTGGATCTGAAATGATTAAATGAACTCTTTTTTTTCAGCAATGAATTATAGAATGGACATTGGTACAACTTGCTAATTTAAAAGCAAGGTCAAACGCAAAAACACTGGAAACATTAATTGCTATATGTACAAATTAGTGCACAGggttttgttttgcatttttagtTTTGGAAATGAAGTGCAAAAATGTTGTAATTAAGATTGATAAAAATTGGACGATACAAGTTTGTGAACTAAAATATTAGGGGTGTGCATCAAGCTGTCATACCCAATAACCTAACAAAACCAACCCAACTTGCCGCTTGAGTTGATCTTTGTGGGTTGGTGggttagaactttttttttaagtctcgaGTAGAGCTGAGttcaatttgataattttttcaacCCATCTAACCTACTAAATAATCTTATTAtccttattttcattttttttagtgtgaTTTATTTTAGTATTAGTTTGTATGAATTTAGAAAtccaaaatataatttagatatattatgcgatttgtaaaatttatcaaaagaataattaataagattaaaatccaaatttttataaaatataaaatatgtatCCACAACATTCACCGACCCAACTTAATCCAATAAGGTTGGATTAGTCAACACACATGTGACAGCTTGACAGGTTGGAAATTTCTCAACTCAACAAGCTTGGgatgattctaaaaaaataaataataaaatacccTTCAAACTCAATCAAACCCCTCCCATgcgagaaattataaggtccctacggtggacaagtgacgtgaTCTACCATTCTACTAAAAGACTTCCACCTATTAAAAATTaccgagttaaaaaaaaattttaaaacagaAACTGATTACTaacttaacaattttaaacaaataggagttttttaatggaatggtAGACAAATGACATAGTCAACCACAAgactgtataatttctccaCCCATGCACTCCCATAGTACCAGGtaaataattaatttggaattaaagaaaaagaaaaaagaaaatggaagtaATTGACGGAAGAAacgaaaatacaagaaaa
It encodes the following:
- the LOC126688571 gene encoding uncharacterized protein LOC126688571 isoform X2, with amino-acid sequence MSQKMRVAVIGSGISGLVSAYTMAKAGVDVVLYEKEDYLGGHAKTVTFDGVDLDLGFMVFNRVTYPNMMEFFESLGVDMETSDMSFSVSLDKGHGCEWGSRNGLSSLFAQKKNVLNPYFWQMLREIFKFKDDVLSYLELLENNPDIGRNETLGQFIKSRGYSELFQKAYLVPICGSIWSCPSDGVLSFSAFSVLSFCRNHHLLQLFGRPQWHTVRWRSHCYVKKVREVLESKGCQIRTRSEVHSVATNDEGCIVFCGDDSKEMYNGCMLAVHAPDAVKLLGDQATFNERRILGAFQYVYSDIFLHRDKNLMPKNPAAWSAWNFLGSTESKLCLTYWLNVLQNIDETSPPFLVTLNPGHTPKNTLLKWSTGHPVPSIAASKASLEFDKIQGKRGIWFCGAYQGYGFHEDGLKAGMAAAHSMLGKSCALLSNPKHMVPSLIETGARLCVIRFLGHYISTGCLILLEEGGTLFTFEGSMKKCSLKTVLRVHSPQFYWKVMTQADLGLADAYINGDFSFVDKKEGLLNLFKILIASRDVNSSISKLSSKRGWWTPPLYTASIASAKYFLQHVLRQNTLTQARRNISLHYDLSEDEDLKDAQLRKISLLIQKARIDKKHEVLEIGCGWGTLAIEVVKQTGCKYTGITLSEEQLKFAERRVKEAGLQDRIKFLLCDYRQLPKTYKYDRIISCEMIEAVGHEFMEEFFRCCESVLAEDGLLVLQFISIPDERYDEYRQSSDFIKEYIFPGGCLPSLSRITSAMAASSRLCVEHLENIGIHYYQTLRCWRRNFLEKQRKILALGFNEKFIRTWEYYFDYSAAGFESRTLGNYQVVFSRPGNVEAFSNPYHNFPSAC
- the LOC126688571 gene encoding uncharacterized protein LOC126688571 isoform X1; this translates as MSQKMRVAVIGSGISGLVSAYTMAKAGVDVVLYEKEDYLGGHAKTVTFDGVDLDLGFMVFNRVTYPNMMEFFESLGVDMETSDMSFSVSLDKGHGCEWGSRNGLSSLFAQKKNVLNPYFWQMLREIFKFKDDVLSYLELLENNPDIGRNETLGQFIKSRGYSELFQKAYLVPICGSIWSCPSDGVLSFSAFSVLSFCRNHHLLQLFGRPQWHTVRWRSHCYVKKVREVLESKGCQIRTRSEVHSVATNDEGCIVFCGDDSKEMYNGCMLAVHAPDAVKLLGDQATFNERRILGAFQYVYSDIFLHRDKNLMPKNPAAWSAWNFLGSTESKLCLTYWLNVLQNIDETSPPFLVTLNPGHTPKNTLLKWSTGHPVPSIAASKASLEFDKIQGKRGIWFCGAYQGYGFHEDGLKAGMAAAHSMLGKSCALLSNPKHMVPSLIETGARLCVIRFLGHYISTGCLILLEEGGTLFTFEGSMKKCSLKTVLRVHSPQFYWKVMTQADLGLADAYINGDFSFVDKKEGLLNLFKILIASRDVNSSISKLSSKRGWWTPPLYTASIASAKYFLQHVLRQNTLTQARRNISLHYDLSNELFALFLDETMTYSCAVFKSEDEDLKDAQLRKISLLIQKARIDKKHEVLEIGCGWGTLAIEVVKQTGCKYTGITLSEEQLKFAERRVKEAGLQDRIKFLLCDYRQLPKTYKYDRIISCEMIEAVGHEFMEEFFRCCESVLAEDGLLVLQFISIPDERYDEYRQSSDFIKEYIFPGGCLPSLSRITSAMAASSRLCVEHLENIGIHYYQTLRCWRRNFLEKQRKILALGFNEKFIRTWEYYFDYSAAGFESRTLGNYQVVFSRPGNVEAFSNPYHNFPSAC